One genomic region from Ornithinicoccus hortensis encodes:
- a CDS encoding fibronectin type III domain-containing protein produces the protein MADPVVELEPATAAVEPGGQTRVVVTVINEGTIVEGYRVEVLDDMAGAGPGVAGPASWSEVLSAEGGDAGAPDTPDVTVYPGQQQSVVVVFSPPVGTKAPGGRCAFAIRVSSVVDADTSTVVEGDLEVGKVSALQAKVVPVTSKGRWHGRHVVELSNWGNTPVRLTVAAEDPDRALGFLVQPETVELPVGATAPVRLRVRTRHPRLRGPATRLPFTVRARPADRAPGTAPTVVPGLPPGTLPEPDTATVDGAFTQKSIVTTGTAIGAGLAVVGVAALTAYGFSLRGGSGETFEELGVPDTPEITVEAQGPDTVRVSWPPVENIEGYKLYTVDAEGVRSGEPVAVDPDVGAMTVADLEPEQEYCFSLVAVRGEINSPGSATQCAQTEEAVAAPTTEDGASETSEETSVDPGRGTTEPEATTDVPPTDPTAEETGGETATDEPGETTAGEPTGPTVPTVPPPPPVDGPPFEAGEWAAVLVTFPAEGSAGEFAANQRVDALGAEGVAALAVATDEYPDLGFAQQGWLVVMDDGFASAAEATQACQDVQAALPALVPFCDPPVQPVAASAGQPG, from the coding sequence GTGGCCGATCCCGTGGTCGAGCTGGAGCCGGCGACGGCCGCCGTCGAGCCCGGGGGCCAGACCCGCGTGGTGGTCACCGTGATCAACGAGGGCACCATCGTCGAGGGGTACCGGGTCGAGGTGCTCGACGATATGGCCGGTGCGGGGCCCGGCGTCGCCGGCCCGGCGTCGTGGTCGGAGGTGCTGTCGGCCGAGGGCGGGGATGCCGGGGCGCCGGACACCCCGGACGTGACGGTCTATCCGGGTCAGCAGCAGAGCGTGGTCGTGGTGTTCTCCCCACCGGTCGGCACCAAGGCCCCCGGCGGGCGCTGCGCGTTCGCCATCCGGGTCAGCTCGGTCGTCGACGCCGACACCAGCACCGTGGTCGAGGGGGACCTGGAGGTCGGCAAGGTCAGCGCCCTGCAGGCCAAGGTGGTGCCGGTGACCTCGAAGGGCCGCTGGCACGGTCGGCACGTGGTCGAACTGTCCAACTGGGGCAACACCCCGGTGCGGCTCACCGTCGCCGCCGAAGACCCGGACCGGGCGCTGGGGTTCCTGGTACAGCCGGAGACCGTCGAGCTGCCGGTGGGCGCCACCGCCCCGGTCCGGCTGCGGGTCCGCACCCGCCACCCACGGCTGCGCGGACCCGCCACCCGGCTGCCGTTCACAGTGCGGGCCCGACCCGCCGACCGGGCGCCCGGGACGGCCCCCACCGTTGTGCCGGGGCTGCCGCCGGGCACCCTGCCGGAGCCGGACACGGCGACGGTGGACGGTGCGTTCACCCAGAAGTCCATCGTGACCACCGGGACCGCGATCGGCGCCGGGCTGGCCGTGGTCGGGGTGGCCGCGCTCACGGCATACGGATTCAGCCTCCGGGGCGGCTCGGGGGAGACCTTCGAGGAGTTGGGGGTCCCCGACACCCCCGAGATCACGGTGGAGGCCCAGGGTCCCGACACCGTGCGGGTGAGCTGGCCGCCGGTGGAGAACATCGAGGGCTACAAGCTGTACACCGTGGACGCCGAAGGGGTGCGCAGCGGCGAACCGGTCGCGGTGGACCCCGACGTGGGGGCGATGACCGTGGCCGACCTCGAGCCCGAGCAGGAGTACTGCTTCTCCCTGGTCGCCGTGCGCGGCGAGATCAACTCCCCGGGGTCGGCGACCCAGTGCGCCCAGACCGAAGAGGCCGTCGCGGCGCCGACGACCGAGGACGGGGCCTCGGAGACCTCGGAGGAGACGTCGGTGGACCCGGGCCGTGGGACCACCGAGCCGGAGGCCACGACCGACGTACCGCCCACCGACCCGACGGCGGAGGAGACGGGCGGAGAAACGGCGACAGACGAGCCGGGAGAGACCACCGCGGGCGAGCCCACGGGACCGACCGTCCCGACGGTCCCGCCCCCGCCGCCGGTGGACGGGCCGCCGTTCGAGGCCGGGGAGTGGGCGGCCGTGCTGGTGACCTTCCCGGCGGAGGGCAGCGCGGGGGAGTTCGCGGCGAACCAGCGGGTCGACGCGCTGGGGGCCGAGGGGGTGGCGGCGCTCGCCGTGGCCACCGACGAGTACCCCGACCTGGGGTTCGCCCAGCAGGGGTGGCTCGTCGTCATGGACGACGGGTTTGCCTCGGCGGCGGAAGCGACCCAGGCGTGTCAGGACGTGCAGGCGGCGCTGCCGGCCCTGGTGCCGTTCTGCGACCCGCCGGTCCAGCCGGTCGCCGCCTCGGCGGGCCAGCCCGGTTAG